The Deltaproteobacteria bacterium genome includes a window with the following:
- a CDS encoding TRAP transporter substrate-binding protein: protein MRRLVLLVFVVSLLFLTYSSTYAADVIKLKFANYFPITHMNSVMMGKFCDELSKKLTGKVELTQYAGGTLLSAPKIAAGVSAGIADIGLSNLSYTRGRFPVMEIMELPLGYPSAWIAGHVANDFYNKFKPKDFDAYHVLMLSTSPINVIQTLNKPAKTLEDIKGLKLRGTGRLGDIVKALGATPIPIETPDLYDSLKRGVIEGALLPLETLKGFKTGEVQKYVTASWKVGSAYCFYVLMNKQKWDSLPDDVKKVINEFSKEFTERWAVEWNNIDIEGREYFTKQGGQIVPISDAESARWVKATQPVIDDYKKDLISKGYKAEEIDSWLSFVKERIEYWKGQEKAKNIPTAYQY from the coding sequence ATGAGAAGGTTAGTATTATTGGTATTTGTCGTTTCGCTTCTATTTTTAACGTATTCTTCGACCTATGCAGCAGACGTGATAAAGCTCAAGTTTGCGAATTATTTTCCAATCACCCACATGAATTCGGTAATGATGGGCAAGTTCTGTGACGAACTGAGCAAAAAGCTCACCGGCAAGGTAGAGCTGACCCAGTACGCCGGCGGCACACTTCTTTCGGCACCCAAGATCGCCGCAGGTGTATCCGCCGGTATTGCGGATATCGGTCTCTCAAATTTGTCTTATACAAGGGGACGTTTTCCCGTCATGGAGATCATGGAACTGCCCCTCGGTTACCCGAGTGCCTGGATAGCCGGCCATGTGGCCAATGACTTTTATAACAAATTCAAACCGAAAGATTTTGATGCGTATCATGTACTCATGCTTAGCACGTCTCCTATAAACGTCATCCAGACGCTCAATAAACCTGCAAAAACACTGGAAGACATTAAGGGACTAAAACTCAGAGGCACAGGGAGGCTCGGGGATATAGTGAAAGCCCTTGGGGCTACACCAATTCCTATTGAGACACCTGACCTTTACGATTCGCTAAAAAGGGGTGTTATTGAGGGTGCATTGCTTCCCCTCGAAACGTTGAAGGGCTTTAAAACAGGTGAAGTGCAAAAATACGTTACTGCATCATGGAAGGTAGGAAGCGCCTATTGCTTCTATGTGCTCATGAATAAGCAAAAATGGGATAGTCTTCCTGACGATGTTAAAAAGGTCATTAACGAATTTTCCAAAGAGTTTACCGAACGGTGGGCAGTTGAGTGGAACAACATAGATATTGAAGGCAGGGAGTACTTTACAAAACAGGGTGGCCAGATTGTACCTATCTCCGATGCCGAAAGTGCCAGATGGGTAAAAGCTACACAGCCCGTTATCGACGACTACAAAAAAGACTTGATCTCCAAGGGCTATAAGGCCGAGGAGATTGATAGTTGGTTAAGCTTCGTAAAGGAACGTATCGAATACTGGAAAGGTCAGGAAAAGGCTAAGAACATACCGACAGCGTATCAGTATTAA
- a CDS encoding cysteine synthase family protein: MSVVDAIGNTPLVEIKHLWDSKKTGIRIMAKLEGSNPGGSIKDRPAYFMIKEAIDSGKLVPGKTILEATSGNTGIGMAMIAAAMGLKIKLTMPTCVSEERRTVLQALGAELELTPGSERTDGAIRRAHHIMEYEGDRYFMPNQFDNPQSYLAHYHTTGPEVLQQTSGEIDFFVAGMGTTGTLMGCSLFLKEKKPSVKIVGIEPTLNHRLQGLKNMKEAIVPKIYDPSKLDCIISCADEEAFNTTRDLSLREGLFCGISSGAAMWGALQVARDISRGSTVVVIFPDRGDRYLSTEVFRSICALCPP, encoded by the coding sequence ATGAGCGTAGTGGATGCCATCGGAAACACCCCTCTGGTAGAGATCAAGCATCTCTGGGACTCTAAAAAAACTGGCATACGGATCATGGCAAAACTGGAAGGTTCCAACCCTGGCGGTTCCATCAAAGATCGCCCTGCCTATTTCATGATCAAGGAAGCCATAGATTCGGGAAAACTGGTCCCTGGAAAAACGATACTGGAAGCAACTTCCGGGAACACAGGCATAGGAATGGCCATGATTGCGGCGGCGATGGGTTTAAAAATCAAACTCACCATGCCCACCTGCGTGAGTGAGGAACGCCGGACCGTTTTACAGGCGCTGGGAGCCGAATTGGAGCTGACCCCAGGCAGTGAACGTACTGATGGCGCCATAAGACGGGCCCATCACATCATGGAATACGAAGGCGACCGGTACTTCATGCCTAACCAGTTTGATAATCCCCAAAGCTATCTGGCGCATTACCATACGACCGGGCCTGAGGTCCTGCAGCAGACATCCGGTGAGATCGATTTCTTCGTCGCTGGTATGGGAACTACGGGCACCCTAATGGGTTGTTCACTGTTTCTTAAGGAAAAGAAACCCTCGGTAAAGATAGTCGGCATCGAACCGACACTCAACCATCGCCTTCAGGGCCTCAAGAACATGAAGGAAGCAATCGTCCCGAAGATTTATGACCCCTCAAAGCTGGACTGCATCATCAGTTGTGCGGATGAGGAAGCTTTTAATACGACGCGGGATCTTTCCCTTCGCGAAGGGCTGTTTTGTGGAATCAGTTCTGGAGCAGCAATGTGGGGCGCCCTCCAAGTCGCGAGAGACATTTCCCGTGGCTCGACCGTCGTCGTGATCTTTCCTGATCGGGGCGACCGCTACCTCTCGACGGAGGTTTTCAGGTCCATCTGTGCTCTCTGCCCGCCATGA
- a CDS encoding TRAP transporter small permease, whose amino-acid sequence MERIYGIFVRVVKVLNIIAGTALTLMMLLTVADVFMRAGGHPILGTYEMVALSLAIVIGFSIPNVSLDRRHVNMDIILEKLSKRNRAIMNTFTRLLCIILFAIISYNLFLIGSEFHTSGEVSSTLKLPFFPVAYGVGVCCCLECFVFIFDIVKIRRGQYE is encoded by the coding sequence ATGGAAAGGATATATGGCATTTTTGTCAGGGTGGTTAAAGTCCTTAATATCATTGCGGGTACGGCTCTTACCTTGATGATGCTTTTGACCGTCGCCGATGTTTTCATGCGAGCCGGTGGTCACCCCATTCTGGGTACTTACGAAATGGTGGCATTATCGCTGGCGATTGTTATTGGTTTTAGTATCCCCAATGTCTCATTGGACCGAAGGCACGTAAATATGGACATTATATTGGAAAAGCTCTCCAAAAGGAATAGGGCCATAATGAACACCTTTACGCGGCTTCTCTGCATCATTCTATTCGCTATCATAAGTTATAACCTCTTCTTGATCGGCAGTGAGTTTCATACATCAGGCGAGGTTTCGTCCACACTAAAGCTACCTTTCTTTCCGGTCGCTTACGGCGTGGGAGTCTGTTGTTGCCTTGAGTGCTTTGTGTTCATTTTTGATATCGTAAAAATCCGGAGGGGTCAATATGAATGA
- a CDS encoding MBL fold metallo-hydrolase translates to MKKQCLGSVKMTEVDCVVITIITDNYYDALRPDAAVTRRFRTQPGKWMHAEHGLSYFIETVSNGRTSGFMFDYGLDAQGVKRNMEVLGIDVGKAVGFGLSHGHFDHWGALIETLNLNRSRIKQGAPLYLGEEAFERRYSLVPGTTDRLDIGQLNRADIEALGLVRVVEVKSPTEVVPGGYFTGNIDRATEYEKAPPVLLVKRGDAVVVDSSPGEQAMAFNLKGKGLVVLSGCAHAGIVNTVKHVQKMAGIEKVHAVVGGFHLVNAKPEIIQKTVADIKAINPDFIVPAHCTGFEATIVFSKEMPSQFILNTAGTRYTFAA, encoded by the coding sequence GTGAAAAAGCAATGCCTTGGTTCGGTGAAGATGACGGAAGTGGACTGTGTGGTCATTACCATTATTACGGACAACTACTACGACGCACTGAGACCTGACGCGGCGGTGACCAGGAGGTTCCGTACTCAACCCGGAAAATGGATGCACGCCGAGCACGGCTTATCCTACTTCATTGAAACAGTGTCAAACGGTAGAACAAGCGGGTTCATGTTTGACTATGGCCTGGATGCGCAGGGCGTGAAGCGGAATATGGAGGTCCTCGGCATTGACGTGGGAAAGGCAGTCGGATTCGGGTTGAGCCATGGCCACTTCGACCATTGGGGGGCACTGATCGAGACGCTCAACCTGAACCGGTCGAGGATAAAACAGGGAGCGCCTCTGTATTTGGGCGAGGAGGCCTTCGAGAGGAGATACTCGCTGGTGCCTGGCACTACGGACAGGTTGGATATCGGCCAGTTAAACAGGGCCGACATAGAGGCGCTCGGCCTGGTGCGGGTCGTAGAGGTCAAGAGCCCGACTGAAGTGGTTCCCGGAGGCTACTTTACAGGGAATATCGACCGGGCGACCGAGTACGAAAAAGCGCCACCCGTACTTCTCGTTAAGAGAGGTGATGCCGTGGTCGTAGATTCATCCCCCGGAGAGCAGGCAATGGCATTCAACTTGAAAGGCAAGGGACTCGTCGTGCTGTCAGGCTGCGCTCACGCGGGCATTGTCAACACAGTGAAGCACGTCCAGAAGATGGCGGGGATCGAGAAGGTACATGCGGTCGTGGGCGGTTTCCACCTCGTAAATGCAAAACCGGAAATTATCCAGAAGACCGTGGCCGATATCAAAGCCATCAACCCCGATTTTATCGTGCCGGCTCATTGTACGGGGTTTGAAGCAACAATAGTCTTCTCGAAGGAGATGCCCAGCCAGTTCATCCTTAATACGGCAGGAACGAGGTATACCTTCGCTGCCTGA
- a CDS encoding TRAP transporter large permease, translating to MNEITVGIMALALLLLLFATGIELGFAMALVGFGGFAYLNGFHPAMQLVARDIYDVITNYGYTVFPLFILMGQIGFNSGIAVRLYDAAHRFVGHIPGGLAMATVIGATAFKTICGSAAATAATFASVAIPEMDRYGYDRRLSTGIVATVGTLGCIIPPSVVLIVYGILTEQSIGQLFLAGIIPGLIIALFFMGIIYGWVKINPKIAPMSERSTWKARIRSLPEVGWIILVFFLVTGGIMEGFFTPTEAGAMGTFAVLVLVMVKRNITFIGYVKSVAEALSTAGMILMLIIGSVILGHFIAVTNIPQNTADWLGALPLNRYVIMVMICLVYLLGGSFIDDLAFMILATPIFYPTILKLGFNPIWFGILIGVVVMIGVVIPPVAVCVFVVKNITKEPIGRIYKGVTPFLISLVAVWGLLFVFPQLALWLPSVFYK from the coding sequence ATGAATGAGATCACTGTAGGCATTATGGCTCTTGCTCTGCTACTACTTCTTTTCGCAACCGGCATCGAATTGGGTTTTGCTATGGCGCTGGTCGGGTTTGGGGGTTTTGCTTACCTCAACGGTTTTCATCCGGCCATGCAACTCGTAGCAAGAGACATATATGACGTCATAACAAATTATGGGTACACGGTCTTCCCTCTCTTTATCCTGATGGGTCAAATCGGCTTCAACTCAGGTATAGCAGTAAGACTTTATGATGCTGCGCACAGGTTTGTTGGCCATATCCCCGGTGGTCTTGCAATGGCTACCGTTATCGGAGCCACCGCTTTCAAGACTATTTGCGGTTCAGCAGCGGCAACTGCTGCAACATTTGCCAGCGTCGCGATCCCGGAAATGGACCGGTATGGGTATGACAGAAGATTGTCTACAGGGATAGTTGCAACAGTGGGAACGCTCGGCTGTATCATACCCCCGAGCGTTGTTCTTATCGTATACGGCATTCTCACTGAACAGTCTATAGGACAGCTTTTCCTTGCAGGGATAATCCCCGGATTAATCATAGCCCTCTTTTTCATGGGCATTATTTATGGCTGGGTAAAGATCAATCCAAAGATTGCCCCTATGTCAGAGCGGTCAACGTGGAAGGCAAGGATACGTTCGTTACCGGAGGTTGGCTGGATCATCCTTGTTTTTTTCCTGGTCACCGGAGGGATCATGGAGGGTTTTTTCACACCTACTGAGGCAGGGGCAATGGGTACATTTGCTGTTCTTGTTCTGGTGATGGTCAAGCGGAATATAACTTTCATTGGGTATGTTAAATCAGTCGCGGAAGCCCTCAGTACTGCCGGGATGATCCTCATGCTCATTATAGGTTCTGTAATACTTGGCCATTTCATCGCCGTGACCAATATCCCCCAGAACACGGCAGACTGGTTGGGAGCGCTGCCTCTGAACCGTTATGTTATCATGGTGATGATCTGTCTCGTGTATTTGTTAGGTGGCTCTTTCATTGACGACCTCGCATTCATGATTCTTGCTACGCCTATCTTCTACCCGACGATACTAAAGCTCGGTTTCAATCCTATCTGGTTTGGAATATTGATCGGAGTTGTTGTTATGATCGGTGTGGTTATTCCTCCCGTGGCCGTGTGTGTCTTTGTGGTAAAGAATATCACCAAGGAGCCTATCGGCCGGATATACAAGGGGGTGACCCCTTTCCTGATCTCTCTCGTTGCTGTCTGGGGCCTTCTGTTCGTCTTTCCGCAGCTCGCCCTCTGGCTTCCCTCGGTATTTTACAAGTGA
- the recB gene encoding exodeoxyribonuclease V subunit beta, translating to MIELDHLHIELAGMNLIEASAGTGKTYAIACLYLRLLIEKDLTPEQILVVTYTEAATKELRRRIRSQIRKAIMVMDGDETKDAFLAGLADNINGKGTGRIKSREKLERALNAFDTASIFTIHGFCLRVLKENAFESGSLYDTELITDQTELLQEIVDDFWRMRFFTEPSPLLGYTLRQGHSPATFMAFLKGMLSNPKLEVRPSFTADEIAAIEERCRTAYEKTRNGWRESKQEIEEIIRNDKGLSRSAENYRPDLLSELFTGMDSCLAGNNPFDLFPGFSKLTTSGIAKGKKPKGIAPVHPFFDSCEELQKSVEERFLALQWELVVFCRERLPILKREKNIRFFDDLLNDLYQALYGDSGMAFAGSRGHLFLQGVPIKYRAALIDEFQDTDPVQYDIFRKIYAATDSPLFLIGDPKQAIYSFRGADIFAYKEAAEDVTEDKLFTLTGNWRSSPLLLAAFNTLFTGATNPFVYDWISYHPVTPGKDKSGKEVARVFGETAPLQVWYMPPAEGGGPVNVTQANELIPPAIAGEIVRLLQEGAERKTMIDGHPLFPGDIAVIVRSHRQAGYIQEALRNLGIPSVVQSDMSIFATDEAREVCTLLIAFANPGSEPKVRAALVTDILGRSGDDIALLLDDEIAGRVTPSGDELAWEDCLETFRAYHQVWTDRGFMVMAQSLLAKEGIRGRLLRFPDGERRLTNLLHCFELIHHKAHEQKPGIEGLVTWFSERVSAEDEAEEYQIRLETDEKAIKIVTVHVSKGLEYPIVFCPFLWGGLMDNDEAISFHDGFTLVKDFGSPAYDNNRIVARKEMLAENLRLLYVALTRAKYRCYLLAGKITGKSPKNRPETSSLAYLFHATAETRISDNPVSLLADEVRVLTAEAMQDQLQSLQEKGGGAIAVVPVPASGSVTPYLPRRDDGKPIASHKFSGVISSDWRIASYTSFAAHEAAASELPDRDEITATGNKASGPLDAEDPEEISIFTFPRGAQAGIFFHEIFEGLDFANSSPEAVSALVEKGLVKYGYGKEWQPHVCNTINAVITAPLAAAEGSFNLAGIKQGSWITELEFYFPLRFITSDLMSACLSKWGVLYKAADITRVCASLKFKPVRGMVRGFMDMVFEQGGKYYLVDWKSNHLGYRVEDYGREALKTAMERNLYPLQYLLYTVALNRYLSLRAKGYDYATHFGGVIYIFLRGVSAGKGEEFGYFRDMPPVEMIDALTKSLIQDGG from the coding sequence ATGATTGAACTGGATCATTTGCACATTGAACTCGCGGGGATGAATCTGATCGAGGCCAGCGCCGGCACCGGAAAAACCTATGCCATCGCCTGCCTCTACCTGCGACTTCTGATAGAGAAAGATCTTACTCCGGAACAGATCCTCGTGGTGACTTACACCGAGGCAGCGACAAAAGAGCTGCGCCGGAGGATCCGCAGCCAGATTCGGAAGGCTATTATGGTCATGGACGGCGACGAAACGAAAGACGCGTTTCTCGCTGGTTTAGCTGATAACATTAACGGGAAAGGCACCGGCCGGATAAAGTCCCGCGAAAAGCTTGAGCGGGCGCTGAATGCTTTTGATACGGCCTCGATCTTTACCATCCACGGTTTCTGCCTGCGTGTCCTCAAGGAAAATGCCTTTGAGAGCGGTTCACTTTATGACACGGAACTGATTACCGACCAGACAGAATTGCTCCAGGAAATCGTGGATGATTTCTGGAGGATGAGATTTTTTACCGAACCGTCGCCTCTCCTCGGCTATACCCTGCGTCAAGGTCACTCTCCCGCAACGTTCATGGCTTTCCTCAAGGGAATGCTATCCAACCCGAAACTGGAAGTAAGACCGTCGTTTACTGCTGACGAAATTGCGGCCATCGAAGAGAGATGCCGTACTGCCTATGAAAAAACGAGGAACGGGTGGCGGGAGAGTAAACAGGAGATCGAAGAGATAATCAGGAACGACAAGGGCCTCAGCAGGTCAGCGGAAAATTATCGGCCTGACCTGCTGTCCGAACTATTTACGGGGATGGACTCTTGTCTCGCCGGCAATAATCCCTTCGATCTTTTTCCGGGTTTCAGCAAATTAACCACATCCGGCATTGCCAAGGGGAAGAAGCCCAAGGGGATAGCGCCTGTTCATCCCTTCTTTGACAGTTGCGAAGAACTACAGAAAAGCGTAGAGGAGCGCTTCCTCGCCCTGCAATGGGAACTTGTGGTGTTTTGCAGGGAGCGCCTGCCAATCCTGAAGCGGGAGAAAAACATCCGCTTTTTCGATGACCTTCTCAATGACCTGTATCAGGCGCTTTACGGAGACAGCGGTATGGCCTTCGCCGGCAGCAGGGGACACCTTTTTTTGCAAGGTGTCCCCATAAAATACCGGGCAGCTCTCATAGACGAATTTCAAGATACCGACCCTGTCCAGTACGACATCTTCCGGAAGATTTACGCCGCCACGGACAGCCCGCTTTTTCTGATCGGCGACCCGAAACAGGCGATCTACAGCTTCCGGGGGGCCGATATCTTTGCCTATAAGGAAGCTGCGGAAGATGTGACGGAAGATAAACTCTTCACCCTAACGGGTAATTGGCGATCTTCGCCCCTTCTCCTGGCCGCCTTCAACACGCTCTTTACCGGCGCAACCAACCCCTTTGTGTACGACTGGATATCCTATCACCCGGTCACACCGGGCAAGGATAAGTCTGGAAAAGAAGTAGCGCGCGTTTTTGGTGAAACGGCACCCCTCCAGGTATGGTATATGCCGCCGGCTGAAGGTGGAGGACCGGTTAATGTAACTCAGGCGAATGAACTCATCCCTCCGGCAATAGCCGGAGAAATCGTCCGCCTGCTTCAGGAGGGTGCAGAGAGAAAGACCATGATTGATGGCCATCCTCTCTTTCCCGGAGATATTGCGGTTATCGTCCGCAGTCACCGGCAGGCCGGTTATATTCAGGAAGCCCTGAGAAATCTGGGCATTCCGAGCGTCGTACAGAGTGATATGAGTATTTTTGCCACTGACGAGGCGCGGGAGGTCTGCACGCTGCTTATTGCCTTCGCCAACCCCGGAAGTGAGCCCAAGGTCCGGGCGGCCCTGGTAACCGACATCCTTGGCAGGTCGGGGGATGATATCGCCCTTCTCCTCGACGATGAAATTGCAGGCCGCGTGACCCCAAGCGGCGACGAGCTGGCCTGGGAGGATTGTTTGGAGACCTTTCGCGCGTATCACCAGGTCTGGACCGATCGGGGCTTTATGGTCATGGCTCAATCTCTGCTGGCTAAGGAAGGGATACGGGGCCGGCTCCTCCGGTTTCCCGATGGGGAACGTCGGCTGACCAACCTGCTGCACTGTTTTGAGCTCATCCACCACAAGGCACACGAGCAAAAGCCGGGTATCGAGGGGCTCGTCACCTGGTTTAGCGAACGGGTCAGCGCCGAAGATGAAGCCGAAGAATACCAGATCCGTCTGGAAACCGACGAAAAAGCGATTAAGATCGTTACCGTTCATGTCAGCAAGGGGCTTGAGTATCCAATCGTTTTTTGCCCCTTCCTTTGGGGCGGCCTCATGGACAATGACGAAGCGATCAGCTTCCATGACGGTTTTACCCTGGTTAAGGACTTTGGCTCCCCCGCGTATGACAATAACCGGATAGTGGCGCGCAAGGAAATGCTTGCTGAGAATCTGCGTCTCCTTTACGTTGCTCTCACCCGGGCAAAATACCGGTGTTACCTGCTTGCGGGTAAAATTACCGGCAAAAGCCCAAAAAACCGGCCGGAAACTTCCTCCCTCGCTTATCTTTTCCACGCCACCGCCGAAACCAGAATATCCGATAACCCCGTAAGCCTGCTGGCAGACGAGGTACGTGTGCTCACCGCAGAAGCAATGCAGGATCAGTTGCAGTCCCTTCAGGAAAAGGGAGGGGGGGCAATCGCTGTCGTCCCGGTACCCGCTTCAGGCTCTGTTACTCCATATCTCCCGCGCCGGGATGACGGGAAGCCGATTGCCAGCCATAAATTTTCCGGGGTCATCAGCAGTGACTGGCGTATCGCCAGTTACACCTCTTTTGCGGCCCACGAGGCGGCAGCAAGCGAGCTTCCGGACCGGGATGAGATAACAGCTACCGGGAATAAAGCGTCAGGACCGCTTGATGCCGAAGATCCAGAGGAGATAAGCATCTTTACCTTCCCCCGGGGGGCGCAGGCCGGTATATTTTTTCACGAAATCTTTGAGGGGCTCGACTTTGCCAATAGCTCTCCCGAGGCAGTAAGTGCCCTGGTGGAGAAGGGACTGGTGAAGTATGGCTACGGCAAGGAGTGGCAACCTCATGTCTGCAATACGATCAACGCGGTCATAACCGCCCCGCTGGCAGCAGCGGAGGGGTCCTTCAATCTGGCCGGCATCAAACAGGGAAGCTGGATTACGGAGCTGGAATTTTATTTCCCGCTCAGGTTTATCACCTCCGATCTGATGAGTGCCTGTCTCAGCAAATGGGGGGTACTCTACAAGGCCGCCGACATTACCAGGGTTTGTGCGTCCCTGAAGTTCAAGCCGGTGCGGGGCATGGTCAGGGGCTTCATGGACATGGTTTTTGAGCAGGGCGGCAAGTACTATCTTGTGGACTGGAAATCGAATCATCTGGGCTACCGGGTGGAGGACTATGGACGGGAAGCCCTCAAAACGGCGATGGAGCGCAATCTCTACCCGCTCCAATACCTGCTCTACACGGTGGCGCTCAACAGGTACCTGTCCCTCCGCGCGAAGGGCTATGATTACGCAACCCACTTTGGCGGGGTGATCTATATTTTCCTGCGCGGCGTGAGCGCCGGGAAGGGTGAAGAATTCGGTTATTTCCGGGACATGCCGCCCGTGGAAATGATTGACGCATTGACGAAAAGCCTGATTCAGGACGGAGGATAA
- the recD gene encoding exodeoxyribonuclease V subunit alpha, with protein sequence MTLVFELNSIDRHFADFILKESGGASSALKIAVSLLSNSVGNGNICLNLADIAGRDIRIDGEEFSVPEFKNLHNALLETPVVGSPGDFRPLVLDTDGRLYLYRYWKYERDLAQVILQKAALSCDMIDKALFAQGLDRLFPGVAGKDADWQRVAALAALRKKICIISGGPGTGKTSTVVKILALLLEQANGESLRVALAAPTGKSAARLREAVSSMKDALDCADSVKALIPNEVSTIHRLLGPIAGSVHFRYSDENLLPYDVVIIDEASMIALPLMAKMAAALKPDAGLIILGDRDQLSSVEAGAVLGDMCGGGQQEIFSPEFGDLFAEVSGARIPTAPPGQVSPPLTDSLVILKKNYRFPDDSGIGAAGRAVNAGKSADALAILKGDAFPDIAWRNVPKPDGLKKAITNSVVEGYSAYLAAGTVAEALKYFNSFRVLCALNQGPYGVAGMNTLIEEILAAKGLIDPQQRWYRGRPVLITINDYNLKLFNGDVGIVFPDLEGGGNPRVFFPAPDGGIRNVAPVRLPAHETVYAMTIHKSQGSEFDRVHLLLPGNDAAVLTRELIYTGITRAKNKVDIWGNEGIFVTAVSRRIDRKSGLGEALWSGGK encoded by the coding sequence GTGACGTTGGTATTCGAACTGAACTCAATTGACCGGCATTTTGCCGACTTCATCCTAAAAGAATCGGGAGGAGCATCCTCGGCCCTCAAGATTGCTGTCTCACTGTTGAGCAACTCGGTGGGGAATGGCAACATCTGCCTGAACCTGGCGGATATTGCCGGCAGGGACATCCGGATTGACGGGGAGGAGTTCAGCGTTCCCGAGTTCAAGAACCTGCATAATGCTCTTCTGGAGACTCCGGTAGTCGGCTCCCCGGGGGACTTCCGGCCTCTGGTCCTCGACACGGATGGCCGACTCTACCTCTACCGCTACTGGAAGTATGAAAGAGACCTCGCGCAGGTCATCCTGCAGAAGGCCGCCCTTAGCTGTGACATGATTGACAAGGCGCTATTCGCCCAGGGGTTGGACAGGCTTTTCCCCGGTGTTGCCGGAAAAGACGCTGATTGGCAAAGGGTGGCGGCCTTGGCCGCATTGCGGAAAAAGATCTGCATTATATCCGGCGGACCGGGAACGGGCAAAACCTCAACTGTTGTCAAGATACTTGCTCTCCTTTTGGAGCAAGCCAACGGTGAATCCCTGCGGGTCGCCCTGGCAGCCCCTACCGGCAAGTCGGCGGCGCGGCTCAGGGAGGCGGTTAGCTCAATGAAAGATGCGCTTGACTGTGCGGATTCCGTTAAAGCGCTTATCCCTAATGAGGTCTCAACCATCCATCGCCTCCTTGGCCCCATTGCCGGTTCAGTGCACTTCCGCTATTCCGATGAAAATCTTCTGCCTTACGATGTGGTCATCATTGATGAGGCCTCCATGATCGCGCTGCCGCTGATGGCCAAGATGGCAGCGGCGCTCAAGCCTGATGCCGGGCTTATTATTCTGGGAGACAGGGATCAACTTTCCTCGGTAGAAGCGGGGGCAGTCCTCGGCGATATGTGTGGCGGCGGTCAACAGGAGATATTTTCGCCCGAGTTCGGCGATCTCTTTGCCGAAGTGTCCGGCGCGAGGATTCCGACCGCACCGCCCGGTCAGGTATCGCCTCCGCTTACCGACTCTTTGGTTATCCTGAAGAAGAATTACCGTTTCCCAGACGATAGCGGCATCGGGGCTGCAGGAAGGGCGGTAAATGCCGGGAAAAGTGCGGACGCTCTGGCCATCCTCAAAGGTGACGCCTTTCCGGATATTGCCTGGCGAAACGTGCCGAAACCAGATGGCCTCAAAAAGGCCATAACAAATTCCGTGGTTGAAGGGTACAGCGCCTATCTCGCGGCAGGAACGGTCGCGGAGGCTCTCAAATATTTCAACTCCTTCCGGGTTCTCTGCGCCCTGAATCAGGGACCCTACGGGGTGGCCGGCATGAACACCCTCATCGAGGAAATCCTGGCGGCAAAAGGACTCATTGATCCCCAACAACGCTGGTACCGGGGCCGACCCGTGCTTATCACGATCAATGACTATAATCTGAAACTGTTCAATGGCGACGTCGGGATCGTCTTCCCCGACCTGGAGGGAGGCGGCAACCCCCGGGTATTTTTCCCTGCCCCTGACGGGGGGATCCGTAACGTTGCACCGGTCCGCCTTCCGGCCCACGAAACGGTCTATGCCATGACGATTCACAAAAGTCAGGGTTCCGAGTTTGACCGGGTCCATCTGCTGCTTCCCGGCAATGATGCCGCAGTCCTGACGCGGGAGCTGATCTATACCGGCATCACTCGGGCGAAAAATAAAGTTGATATCTGGGGAAACGAGGGAATATTTGTTACTGCCGTTTCACGGAGAATAGACCGGAAGTCGGGACTGGGAGAGGCACTTTGGTCTGGGGGCAAATAA